Proteins from a genomic interval of Candidatus Binatia bacterium:
- a CDS encoding PLP-dependent aminotransferase family protein, which yields MSTISRAAAFAERTAHLRASTIREMLKVTQQPDVISFGGGLPAPELFPTAAIAAAAQTVMERYGAAALQYSVTEGIPEMRAWVAARLTRRFGRTVHADAVTIVNGSQQGLDLVGKIFLDPGDHVVLEDPSYLGAIQAFDAYQTRYVTVDTDEDGLVPESLERVLRHADPFPKFLYLVPNFQNPTGRTLSARRRETVVRICEHFGLPIVEDDPYGELRFEGSDLPSLISLETTAPIIYSGTGSKIMAPGMRIAWLVIPDEEIREKIVLAKQGADLHSGTFAQYVFHQYASDRDAFGSHVRRIAQTYARRRDVMAEALSECMPDGVRFTRPAGGMFLWATIPGVDTTELLRISAESKVVFVPGVNFYPGRNVHDGMRLNFSNASEKSIRVGVERLGHAIRQYNG from the coding sequence ATGTCTACGATCTCGCGAGCCGCTGCGTTCGCCGAGCGCACGGCCCACCTGCGGGCCTCGACGATTCGCGAGATGCTCAAGGTCACGCAGCAACCCGACGTAATCTCGTTCGGCGGCGGCCTTCCGGCGCCCGAACTCTTCCCGACCGCGGCGATCGCAGCGGCCGCGCAGACGGTGATGGAGCGCTACGGCGCCGCGGCGCTGCAGTACAGCGTGACCGAAGGAATTCCGGAGATGCGCGCCTGGGTTGCGGCGAGGCTCACGCGCCGATTCGGCCGCACCGTGCATGCCGACGCCGTCACGATCGTCAACGGATCGCAACAGGGCCTCGATCTCGTCGGCAAGATCTTTCTCGATCCCGGCGATCACGTCGTGCTGGAGGATCCGTCGTATCTCGGCGCGATTCAGGCGTTCGACGCGTACCAAACGCGTTACGTCACGGTCGACACCGATGAGGACGGCCTCGTTCCCGAATCGCTCGAACGCGTGCTTCGTCACGCCGACCCCTTCCCGAAGTTTCTCTATCTCGTTCCGAATTTTCAGAATCCCACCGGTCGCACGCTCTCCGCGCGCCGCCGCGAGACGGTCGTCCGAATCTGCGAGCACTTCGGCCTGCCGATCGTCGAAGACGATCCGTACGGCGAACTGCGATTTGAAGGAAGCGATCTGCCCTCTCTCATCTCGCTCGAGACGACGGCGCCGATCATCTACTCCGGCACGGGGAGCAAGATCATGGCCCCCGGCATGCGGATCGCGTGGCTCGTCATACCCGATGAGGAGATTCGCGAGAAGATCGTTCTCGCAAAGCAAGGAGCGGATCTCCACAGCGGCACGTTCGCGCAGTACGTCTTTCACCAGTATGCGAGCGACCGCGACGCTTTCGGCTCGCACGTGCGGCGAATCGCGCAGACCTACGCGCGGCGCCGCGACGTCATGGCGGAGGCGCTGTCGGAGTGCATGCCCGACGGCGTTCGCTTCACGCGACCGGCTGGCGGGATGTTTCTCTGGGCCACGATTCCCGGCGTCGACACGACCGAGCTCCTGCGCATCTCCGCCGAATCGAAAGTCGTCTTCGTGCCGGGCGTCAACTTCTATCCGGGACGCAACGTGCACGACGGGATGCGCCTCAATTTTTCGAACGCCTCCGAAAAGAGTATCCGGGTGGGCGTCGAACGGCTTGGCCACGCCATCAGGCAGTACAACGGCTAA